Proteins from a genomic interval of Helicobacter pylori Shi112:
- a CDS encoding FtsW/RodA/SpoVE family cell cycle protein, producing MALDKRIWMHFDFLPFVFVIPLLVVSFLLIFESSAVLSLKQGVYYAIGFLLFWIVFFIPFRKLDRWLFVFYWACVILLALVDFMGSSKLGAQRWLVIPFTSITLQPSEPVKIAILLLLAHLIKINPPPFKGYDWGMFLKLSFYICLPAALILKQPDLGTALIVLIMGFGILLIVGLRTRVWLPLFIALLVASPIAYHFLHDYQKKRIADFLSEKPSYHVMQSIIAIGSGGFLGKSKEACTQTKFKFLPIATSDFIFAYFVERFGFLGAMLLFAIYIGLSLHLFFYMFESNSDWFLKIVALGISILIFVYSSVNIAMTLGLAPVVGIPLPLFSYGGSSFITFMILFGILENLLAFRYIFGYNSKPSFGNFGFLAQLVRALGS from the coding sequence ATGGCATTAGACAAAAGAATCTGGATGCATTTTGATTTCTTGCCTTTTGTGTTTGTCATCCCCTTGCTTGTGGTTTCTTTTTTATTGATTTTTGAGAGCAGTGCGGTTTTAAGTTTAAAGCAAGGGGTTTATTATGCGATAGGGTTTCTTCTCTTTTGGATCGTGTTTTTTATCCCTTTTAGGAAGCTTGATCGGTGGCTCTTTGTGTTTTATTGGGCATGCGTTATTTTATTAGCGTTAGTGGATTTTATGGGATCGAGCAAGCTTGGGGCGCAGCGATGGCTAGTCATTCCCTTTACCTCTATCACCTTACAGCCTAGCGAACCCGTGAAAATCGCTATCCTTCTATTATTGGCGCATTTGATTAAAATAAACCCACCCCCTTTTAAGGGCTATGATTGGGGCATGTTTTTAAAGCTTAGTTTTTACATTTGCTTACCGGCGGCTTTGATTTTAAAACAGCCTGATTTAGGCACGGCTCTTATTGTGTTAATCATGGGTTTTGGGATTTTATTGATCGTGGGTTTAAGGACTAGGGTGTGGCTCCCTCTTTTTATCGCTCTTTTAGTGGCTTCGCCTATCGCTTATCACTTTTTGCACGATTACCAAAAAAAGCGCATCGCAGACTTCCTTTCTGAAAAGCCTAGTTACCATGTCATGCAATCCATTATCGCTATAGGATCGGGCGGGTTTTTAGGCAAATCTAAAGAAGCCTGCACGCAAACCAAATTCAAATTCTTGCCTATCGCAACGAGCGATTTTATCTTCGCTTACTTCGTGGAGCGTTTTGGGTTTTTAGGGGCTATGTTGCTTTTTGCAATTTATATAGGCTTGAGTTTGCATTTATTTTTTTACATGTTTGAGAGCAACAGCGATTGGTTTTTAAAGATTGTAGCCCTTGGGATTTCTATTTTAATCTTTGTTTATTCCAGCGTGAATATCGCCATGACTTTAGGGTTAGCCCCTGTGGTGGGGATTCCCTTGCCCTTATTCAGCTATGGAGGGAGCAGTTTTATCACTTTTATGATCCTATTTGGGATCTTAGAAAACCTGCTTGCTTTTCGCTATATTTTTGGATACAATAGCAAACCATCCTTTGGGAATTTTGGATTCTTAGCTCAGCTGGTCAGAGCACTCGGCTCATAA
- a CDS encoding ribose-phosphate pyrophosphokinase: MKARGFKTKMRGFKIFSGSAHPAFGKEVSKHLGIPLSKAVIGKFSDGEINIQISESVRGKDIFIIQPTCVPVNDNLMELLVMVDALRRSSANSITAVLPYFGYARQDRKAAPRVPITAKMVANLMQEVGIERIITMDLHAGQIQGFFDVPVDNLYGSIVFRDYIRSKALKNPVIASPDVGGVTRARYFANQMGLDLIIVDKRREKANESEVMNIIGSAKERDVILVDDMIDTAGTICKAALALKEQGATSVMALGTHAVLSGNAIKRIKESALDEVVATNSIPLVQKCDKITTLSVAPLFAEVIRRIYHNESVQSLFT, encoded by the coding sequence ATGAAGGCGCGTGGGTTTAAGACAAAGATGCGTGGTTTTAAGATTTTTTCAGGGAGCGCTCACCCTGCATTTGGCAAAGAAGTGTCAAAGCATTTAGGCATTCCCTTATCCAAAGCGGTGATAGGCAAATTCAGCGATGGCGAAATCAATATCCAAATCAGCGAATCGGTGCGCGGTAAGGATATTTTTATTATCCAGCCCACTTGCGTGCCGGTTAATGACAATTTAATGGAATTGTTAGTCATGGTAGATGCTTTAAGGCGCAGTTCAGCCAATTCTATCACAGCGGTGTTGCCGTATTTTGGCTATGCCAGACAGGACAGAAAAGCGGCTCCAAGAGTGCCTATCACGGCTAAAATGGTCGCTAATTTGATGCAAGAAGTGGGGATTGAAAGGATCATTACGATGGATTTGCATGCCGGGCAAATCCAAGGCTTTTTTGATGTGCCGGTGGATAATTTATACGGATCTATCGTCTTTAGAGATTATATCCGCTCTAAAGCGTTAAAAAACCCTGTGATCGCTAGCCCTGATGTGGGTGGGGTTACAAGAGCCAGGTATTTTGCTAATCAAATGGGCTTAGATTTAATCATCGTGGATAAGCGCCGTGAAAAAGCTAATGAAAGCGAAGTGATGAATATTATCGGCTCAGCAAAGGAGCGCGATGTGATTTTAGTGGATGACATGATTGATACCGCAGGCACGATCTGTAAAGCCGCTTTAGCCTTAAAAGAACAAGGGGCAACTTCTGTCATGGCGTTAGGCACGCATGCGGTTTTGAGCGGGAATGCGATCAAGCGCATTAAAGAAAGCGCGTTAGATGAAGTGGTGGCAACTAACTCTATCCCTTTAGTTCAAAAATGCGATAAAATCACCACTTTAAGCGTAGCGCCCTTATTTGCGGAAGTGATCAGAAGGATTTATCATAACGAAAGCGTCCAATCGCTTTTCACTTAA